The proteins below are encoded in one region of Amycolatopsis magusensis:
- a CDS encoding ATP-grasp domain-containing protein translates to MPTSEPAVKNPDKGYLALLGWSLNAVEALDRFDRRYVVVAPDWAEKYCVEHGIPYLPWNFERLNDRSMEIAETLQKEGVDVAIPLFEETVEWAGAINSVLLDNPRLFGQAMLLRDKSLMKRRAQLGGIRVGIFEEAHDRDDVIRFLKRVNQTLLKLDGDPNDPIHLKAFDKAGCLGHRVIRTPDEVDTIPDEEFPVLMESHLDGWEFAVEAWIHNGKIKFLNISEYVTLGYSVFVPATPELERYRPAITAQIEKLIKTFDIEFGFVHPEYFVTSDGEMYFGEVAYRPPGFKVFELLERAYGFNAYQGLALAFDPKTTEEEIDAFFPREVEDATGVAGCFGVYPRRRVVSELRIPPETEDHDYYESHDLSAPLEETVTKRTAFGTHWGLLYFFGDDSYRMRELLKQQEEFDFYV, encoded by the coding sequence ATGCCAACATCCGAACCGGCCGTCAAGAACCCCGACAAGGGTTATCTGGCCCTGCTGGGCTGGAGTCTCAACGCGGTGGAAGCACTGGACCGCTTCGACCGGCGCTACGTCGTCGTCGCGCCGGACTGGGCGGAGAAGTACTGCGTCGAACACGGCATCCCTTACCTGCCGTGGAATTTCGAGCGGCTCAACGACCGCTCGATGGAGATCGCCGAGACCCTCCAGAAGGAGGGCGTCGATGTGGCGATCCCGCTGTTCGAGGAGACCGTCGAGTGGGCCGGGGCGATCAACTCGGTGCTGCTGGACAACCCGCGCCTGTTCGGCCAGGCCATGCTGCTGCGGGACAAGTCGCTGATGAAGCGGCGGGCGCAGCTCGGCGGCATCCGGGTCGGGATCTTCGAGGAGGCCCACGACCGGGACGACGTGATCCGGTTCCTCAAGCGCGTGAACCAGACGCTGCTCAAGCTCGACGGCGACCCGAACGACCCGATCCACCTCAAGGCCTTCGACAAGGCCGGCTGCCTCGGGCACCGGGTCATCCGCACCCCGGACGAGGTCGACACCATCCCGGACGAGGAGTTCCCGGTGCTGATGGAGTCGCACCTCGACGGCTGGGAGTTCGCCGTCGAGGCGTGGATCCACAACGGGAAGATCAAGTTCCTCAACATCTCCGAGTACGTCACGCTGGGTTACTCGGTGTTCGTGCCGGCGACCCCGGAGCTGGAGCGGTACCGGCCGGCGATCACCGCGCAGATCGAGAAGCTGATCAAGACCTTCGACATCGAGTTCGGGTTCGTGCACCCGGAGTACTTCGTCACCAGCGACGGCGAGATGTACTTCGGCGAGGTCGCCTACCGGCCGCCCGGCTTCAAGGTGTTCGAGCTGCTCGAGCGCGCGTACGGGTTCAACGCCTACCAGGGGCTGGCGCTGGCGTTCGACCCGAAGACCACCGAGGAGGAGATCGACGCCTTCTTCCCCCGCGAGGTCGAGGACGCCACCGGGGTGGCTGGCTGCTTCGGGGTCTACCCGCGCCGCCGGGTGGTCAGCGAGCTGCGGATCCCGCCGGAGACCGAGGACCACGACTACTACGAGTCACACGACCTCTCGGCGCCGCTGGAGGAGACGGTGACCAAGAGGACCGCGTTCGGGACCCACTGGGGTCTGCTGTACTTCTTCGGCGATGATTCCTACCGGATGCGTGAGCTGCTGAAGCAGCAGGAAGAGTTCGACTTCTACGTCTGA